The DNA region GCCGCAGGGATGTGATGGGGACAGGACGGAGCGGCATTCCTATTGGCTTCGTCACTCCCGGGCTGAAAGGGCTCTctgtcccggggccggggcgctgctgGGCCCCCGGAGAGCtgggggcaggctgggggcagccagcATCTCCCGGGGCTGGCTCCGGCCCTGGGCCGCACTCTCAGGACGGGGATCAGCCTTGGAGCTCTACCCGCAGCCAGGGTGTCACCGGGCCACCCAGCCCTCTGCCCATGGGACACGTGCCCAGCTCACTGGAGACTCTGGACAACCAGCAGCAGCCTTGAACCCTGTGCTGCCCTCATAGCCCAAGAGCCAGCATAGGGTTAAGAAGGTTGCACAGAGTATTATGGGATGGCATCCTCCCTTTTGGCATCGGACACAGCCTGGggtccccagagcatccctgggagccagcagcccagccctaCTGCAAGCACCCGGTGACAGCCTGTGGTGACcagggaggtgggagcaggacCGCAGCCTGCTGTGTGGGGCAGCGCcagtgcagccagggctgggctgttCGGGGCCATGGAGGGGCAGCGGATGAGCTGCCAGCCACGCTCACGGGCCTGGGGGGAACCCCCCACTCCCTCCCAGGGACCGCCAGTGCAGGGCTGGTCTCTGGTCTCTCCTCATGGCGAGGTGCCCCAGCAATGGAGCCCACGGGGACAAACCCCCAGTGCCCCGATACGGCTGGGAGCAGGTCATGCCGAGACCCAGACTGGGACTGGCCCCTGGATCAGGATTAGACCCGGATCAGGACGAGACCCAGACTGGGACTGAGCCCCGGATCAGGATCAGACCGGGATCAGTGCCCAGACCCGGATCAGGACCGGACCCAGACTGGGACTGAGCCCTGGACCAGGATTAGACCCGGATCAGGGTCAGACCCACACTGGGACTGAGCCCCGGATCAGGATCAGACCGGGATCAGTGCCCAGACCCGGATCAGGACCGGACCCAGACTGGGACTGAGCCCTGGACCGGAGCAGAGCCGGGTCTGGACCGCGCCGGGACCCGGATTAGCTCCAGGTCAGGGCTGAGCCCCGTATCTAGGCCGGACCCACCGGGCCCGAGTCCCGGCCCCAGGCCGGCCCCGAGCCCCACGCCCAGACCGGTCGCAGAACCCAGAGCCCACCCacggggccgagccccgggcaccgcccagccccgccgccgatGGAtccccgcgggccgggcggggccgggcggggcggggccgagccgctgcCGCTTCCGGGGCCGAGGCCTCTTCCGCCCCTTTGCCCTCACAGGGGCGGGACTTCTGTCTGCTCTTCCTAGCTCGGCTCTTCTGATTGGCTGCGTGCCAACGCCGCGGGTGAGGTCACGGCGCACCTGGCCGCTTCCCGGAAGTGGAGTGCAGCGTAGGGCCGAGCTCGGTGGCGGCGGGTCCAGCTGGGCCTGTTCCGgtcccgctccccggcccggcccgtcatGCAGGCGGTggagcgggacggggcggcgggcggccccgaaggggcggcggggggcggtgaGGCCCCGCCAGAGCCGTCGCCGCCCAAGTCCGCCGCCGCTTTCGACCTGCTGGAGCTGGTGCGCAGCTACCGGCGGCTGGAGCTCTACCTGGAGCCGCTGCGGGACGCCGCCGAGGGCGTCCGCTCCCTCCTCCGGTAGGTGCAGGCTGGGCCGGGACCGAGACCGTCCCCGCGGCCTCACGtccctcaccctccctcctctccgCAGGTGGCAGCGGCCCGTGTGCTCCCTCCTCGTCTGCCTCGGCCTCAACTTCCTCCTGCTCACCCTGGGCCAAGGTGCGTGTGGCGGGGACGGGGCCGGTCCCCTCCCCGGACCCCCCGGGCTGACGCTGTCCCGCCTCTTCCAGCCGCCTGGTACTCGGTGCTCGCCCTGTTGGTCGCGGTGCCGGCTCTGCTGGGCTACCTGCAGGAGACGTGCCGGGCCCGGCCCTCGGAGCCGGAGCTGGTGCGCAGGAGGTACCACAGCGTCCGCCGGGAGGACCTGCGCAGGGTGCAGCTCTCGCGGCAGGAGGCCATCGCCCAGGTCAAGAGCTTGTGAGTCGCTGGAGCCCTCCCGGCTGTGGGGCTCCTGGGGCCTCTGCAGCTGCGAAGGTTTCTCTGTGGCAGCGGAGGGCCTGGGTTCACGCCAGCCTGGCCACTGTAAAGTGTATGAGTGTGGGGGAGCcagggtgtgtgtttgtggggcCTTTTTGTGACTGTGAGGTCTCGTTTGCAGCCTGATCCAGCTGGAGGGGTTCCTGAGCGGGATGTGCTGCAGCTGCGAGGCAGTGTACCGTGTACTGTACTGGGAGAACCCCGCTGTCTCTTCCCAGTGAGTAGTACTGGGTCAGGCATCCTGCGGCAGGCTCcgtggggagaggggcctggcCAGGCCTATGGAGCTGTGTTTGATGTATTTGGTACTTGGAGAGAGTAGGTGGAGGACCAGATGAAGGAAGGGGGCTTGTGCTGTAGTGTGGGTTGCTCTGTCTTGactgcagcatcctgctgctccttcccaggtTTTATGGGGCGCTGCTGGGCTCTGTCTGTGTCCTTTacctgctgcccctctgctgGGTCCTGGCCATCCTCAACAGCACCCTCTTCCTGGGCAACACCCAGTTCTACCAAGGTAAGAGACCTCCCTGGAAATGGCCTGCATGGGATGGGTTGGGGAAAGGCCCTCTGAAGCCAGGGATCCTGCCCTGGACCTCTCCCAGCACCCTCATGTGAGCCCAGTGCCCTGTGTCAGGCTCTGCCATGGGACCTGAACCCCCTCCTGAAGGCAACAATGTCCTAGGGATGGCGCTCAGCAGCCCAGGTTGGGTGGTGGGGTCCTGGGGCTCAGCTGTGAGAGGTGAGAGTCTCTCCTGATGTGTGTCCTGGCCTGGGTGCTGTTTCCTGCTCTCCTCCGCACTGTGGCAAACAGGGGCCTGGCGACACAGCCTGTGCGTGAGCATCACCACCCCTCTTGCTCCCTGACCCTGCTCTGCAGGACTTGAAATACTCTCGGTGACTGTGGCAATGTATGACACAGGCTTGAAAACGTGCCGtcagaggggaggagaagagctggAGGCACTCCCTGTTCTGTGGCATGTGCTGGAGGAGAGTTGGATGAGGTCGATGTGGCTGGGGCAGCTGGTAGGGGGTTCCTTGCTGCCCTGACTTTGATGTGTGAGCAGAGGAGGGCTCAGGGTACCTGATGGGTGAAGGCTGTATGTGCCGTGTCCCACGTTGAGCCCTGGAGATCAGCTCTTGCAGCTGGCTTTtgtgtggtggggctgggagaagggaagagccaccctgctccagctgctttcCCCTCTTACCAGTGATAAAGGAGCTCAAGGCCTCGATCGAGCAGTGTGTGGGCACCAAACCCCTCGAGAGCACTCCAGAGCCTGCTGAacccctgccagctgctgcccccCCGGATCGGACCCCCACACCCACCAGCACAGAGGTGAGATGGGGCAGGGCGGGCAGTTGTGGGGTAGGAGCTGCAGGGTCAGCCCTTTGGTCTGACTGTGCCTGTGTCCCTCTACCCACAAACTCCTTCCAGCTGCCAGATTTGCTGGAAGCCTGTGAGCCCCTCCTGAGCTActgggggctgccctgctgcGCTGAGGTCTTGGCTTAGTCCTTTTGCTGCATGTAAGGATGCAGTCTGGGGAGGCAGGGGCTCACCTCACCTTCTGGGACTTGTCTTCTcatggggctgtggggggacCGGTCCTTTGTCCTGGTACCTGCTGCAGAAGGGTGGGCCCACCTTTGGACAGTGGTGGGGGCACAGCAGGACTAGCTCTGTGAATCTCTTGCAGGACCTTACCCCTGGCAGCGTGGAGGAAGCGGAGGAGGCAGAGCCTGATGAGGAGTTCAAAGATGCTATCGAGGTTTGAGGCTGTGGGGGCGGGCTGTGCCTGCAGGGCAGCCGAGGTGGGAAGGGGTGAGGGCCTTGCTGGGTAAGCTGGGTGCTCAGGGagggtggctgtggggctgggcaccTCTGACTCCATCTGTACTGCCTCTCCTCTCTGTCCCATGCTTCGGGAGAAGGAGAACCAGCTGCTGGTCATGGTGAGTACTGCCGTGCCAAGGTGTGCAAGAGGGGCATCTCctcccagctggagctggcagccTTTGCCTGGTTTGCCAGTGGCTTGTGGTGATGCCAGGTGGAGCATCCTGCTTGTCGGGTGCCCATCTCTGGGGTGGGCTGCCCTGCAACCCTTGAGCATGCCCCCAGCCACCCCTCCGTGCTCAgctggctctgctctctgcaggaggATGACGAGAGCTCTCAGTGCTCAGCAGATTTTGACCTCAGCCTCCCGGACAACGGTTTTATGAGCAAAAATGAGGTGATCCGCAGCAAGGTGTCACGCCTGACCGAGCGCCTGCGCAAGCGCTACCCCAGCAACAACTTTGGTAAGGCTGGGAGCAGGTGGGAGCTCAGTGGAGCGGGGTCTGTGCTGCTTCCCAG from Mycteria americana isolate JAX WOST 10 ecotype Jacksonville Zoo and Gardens chromosome 6, USCA_MyAme_1.0, whole genome shotgun sequence includes:
- the ZFYVE27 gene encoding protrudin, whose product is MQAVERDGAAGGPEGAAGGGEAPPEPSPPKSAAAFDLLELVRSYRRLELYLEPLRDAAEGVRSLLRWQRPVCSLLVCLGLNFLLLTLGQAAWYSVLALLVAVPALLGYLQETCRARPSEPELVRRRYHSVRREDLRRVQLSRQEAIAQVKSFLIQLEGFLSGMCCSCEAVYRVLYWENPAVSSQFYGALLGSVCVLYLLPLCWVLAILNSTLFLGNTQFYQVIKELKASIEQCVGTKPLESTPEPAEPLPAAAPPDRTPTPTSTEDLTPGSVEEAEEAEPDEEFKDAIEEDDESSQCSADFDLSLPDNGFMSKNEVIRSKVSRLTERLRKRYPSNNFGSCTGCAATFSVLKKRRSCSNCGNSFCSRCCSFKVPKAVMGATAPEAQRETVFVCALCNQVLIK